The following proteins are encoded in a genomic region of Methanoculleus bourgensis MS2:
- the speB gene encoding agmatinase, translating into MSDLFWLSKAGMNELAHLHFADADASYEDARYAVFGVPYDGTTSFRPGARFGPRAIREASFNFESYEPSTGIDLYKVPFTDLGDLAVSKVPEDLVDQVADVAGEIGGDGKVPVMLGGEHTATIGAVRAVQPDVYVVCDAHLDLRDELDGTPYSHGCVTRRVLDLGVDDVVIIGARSGDREQFEVAEERTRLYTADAVRERGIAGVLGEVLAHIGDKKVYLSIDADAIDCCLTPGLGTPEPFGMTPLDIREVVRTLAPHAVGFDYVEVAPFDSGQTAAVAAQMVREFIARHWVAER; encoded by the coding sequence TTGAGTGACCTCTTCTGGCTCTCGAAGGCGGGCATGAACGAACTCGCCCATCTCCATTTTGCTGACGCTGACGCGTCATACGAGGATGCCCGCTACGCCGTCTTCGGCGTGCCATACGATGGGACGACGTCGTTTCGGCCCGGGGCGCGGTTCGGCCCCCGGGCGATCAGGGAGGCTTCGTTCAACTTTGAGTCGTACGAACCCTCGACCGGGATAGACCTCTACAAGGTTCCTTTCACCGACCTCGGTGACCTCGCGGTCTCAAAGGTCCCGGAGGACCTGGTTGACCAGGTGGCGGACGTTGCGGGCGAGATCGGCGGTGACGGGAAGGTTCCGGTGATGCTCGGCGGTGAGCATACCGCGACGATAGGCGCGGTCAGGGCCGTACAACCGGATGTCTACGTCGTCTGCGACGCGCACCTGGACCTTCGGGACGAACTCGACGGGACGCCCTACAGCCACGGGTGCGTCACGCGGCGCGTCCTTGATCTCGGGGTGGATGACGTCGTCATCATCGGCGCCCGGAGCGGCGACCGCGAGCAGTTCGAGGTTGCAGAGGAGAGGACGCGGCTGTATACCGCTGACGCGGTGCGGGAGCGAGGGATCGCCGGCGTCCTCGGTGAGGTTCTCGCGCATATTGGGGACAAAAAAGTATACCTTTCGATCGACGCCGATGCGATCGACTGTTGCCTCACCCCGGGCCTCGGGACGCCCGAGCCGTTCGGGATGACGCCGCTCGATATCAGGGAGGTTGTGCGGACCCTCGCGCCGCATGCGGTCGGGTTCGATTACGTGGAGGTCGCCCCGTTCGATTCCGGGCAGACGGCGGCGGTGGCGGCACAGATGGTGCGGGAGTTCATCGCGCGGCACTGGGTCGCGGAGCGGTGA
- a CDS encoding translation initiation factor IF-5A produces MKEQTEVGKLKEGRYVIVDDEPCRIVSIAISKPGKHGAAKSRIDCIGIFDGVKRSIVQPVSAKTYVPVVERKIAQVISIAGTTVQFMDVKDFEMFELNLTEDQVSDLEPGKEIAYITSLGKKKLE; encoded by the coding sequence ATGAAGGAACAGACAGAAGTTGGAAAACTGAAAGAGGGACGTTACGTCATTGTTGATGATGAGCCTTGCAGGATTGTCTCCATCGCTATATCCAAGCCCGGCAAGCACGGGGCTGCAAAGTCCCGGATCGACTGTATCGGCATCTTTGACGGTGTCAAGCGCTCGATCGTCCAGCCGGTATCGGCGAAGACCTACGTCCCGGTAGTGGAGCGAAAAATTGCGCAGGTCATCTCGATCGCCGGCACGACCGTCCAGTTCATGGACGTCAAGGACTTTGAGATGTTCGAGCTCAACCTGACCGAGGACCAGGTCAGTGATCTTGAACCCGGCAAGGAGATCGCCTACATAACATCCCTGGGCAAGAAGAAACTTGAGTGA
- a CDS encoding bifunctional fructose-bisphosphatase/inositol-phosphate phosphatase, protein MTEFIRACDDLAGVVRDAVAGLAGTPEAGEYVRMGADGTPTKKIDQVAEEIIVDYFTSHPFCRRLISEELGHAEMSGEKGTIFLDPVDGTYNAVVGIPFYALSIAYAEEGIVQQGYVQNLATGETFHAVRGRGACLDGRPVHVSDTSLLEESAMSVYGRKFDPTRVLEVSRKIRRWRLLGASALELCYVGCGRIDGFIDVRGTLRVTDAAAGMLVCEEAGGIVSDLEGRGLIFPDEVSVGRSLVATNGVVHNKVIEYLR, encoded by the coding sequence TTGACAGAATTCATCCGGGCATGCGACGACCTGGCAGGGGTTGTCAGGGACGCAGTAGCCGGTCTGGCCGGAACGCCGGAAGCAGGGGAGTACGTACGGATGGGCGCGGACGGCACGCCCACGAAGAAGATCGATCAGGTTGCAGAAGAGATCATCGTGGACTACTTCACGAGCCATCCGTTCTGCCGGCGCCTGATCAGCGAGGAACTCGGGCACGCCGAGATGAGCGGGGAGAAGGGCACCATCTTCCTCGACCCGGTCGACGGCACCTACAACGCAGTGGTCGGGATCCCGTTCTACGCCCTCTCCATCGCCTACGCTGAAGAGGGCATCGTCCAGCAGGGATACGTCCAGAACCTTGCCACCGGCGAGACGTTCCATGCCGTACGGGGCCGGGGCGCCTGCCTTGACGGACGCCCTGTCCACGTCTCTGATACATCGCTCCTCGAAGAGAGCGCCATGAGCGTTTACGGCCGGAAGTTCGACCCGACCCGCGTGCTTGAGGTCAGCCGGAAGATCCGGCGGTGGCGTCTCCTCGGCGCATCGGCGCTTGAACTCTGTTATGTCGGGTGCGGCCGTATCGATGGGTTTATCGACGTGCGGGGGACGCTCCGTGTCACGGACGCGGCGGCAGGGATGCTGGTCTGCGAGGAGGCGGGGGGAATCGTCTCCGACCTCGAGGGGAGGGGCCTCATCTTCCCGGACGAGGTCTCTGTCGGGCGAAGCCTCGTCGCCACGAACGGCGTCGTGCACAACAAAGTTATCGAGTACCTGAGGTGA
- a CDS encoding NAD(+)/NADH kinase — protein sequence MKIVLVSRIDDEEALRYTASLARDLEDLGHGVTLEEGTAQRLGREGIPFEEITGDLVVVVGGDGSVLLTIHQMRKQVPVLGINWGEVGFLADLEPDEAGAFFATLKDGFRVERRMRVSLSVDGKHLGDALNEAVIVTERPAKMLRFGVYVDGIPSERFRADGLLISTPTGSTAYAMSAGGPIVDPQIEGFLLIPLAPYMLSSRPHLISTGRILEVTLETEKPAHLVIDGQSTFELEREAKVTVTRSSEPALFVHTGKPFFEKVNYKLRNL from the coding sequence ATGAAGATCGTGCTGGTATCGCGTATCGACGATGAGGAGGCACTCCGCTACACCGCCTCACTCGCCCGGGATCTCGAAGACCTGGGGCACGGCGTCACCCTTGAGGAGGGTACGGCACAACGCCTGGGGAGGGAAGGGATCCCGTTTGAGGAGATCACCGGCGACCTGGTCGTGGTCGTCGGCGGCGACGGGTCGGTCCTCCTCACCATCCACCAGATGAGAAAGCAGGTCCCGGTCCTCGGTATCAACTGGGGTGAGGTCGGGTTCCTTGCCGACCTGGAGCCTGACGAGGCAGGCGCATTCTTCGCCACCCTCAAAGACGGGTTCCGGGTCGAGCGCCGGATGCGGGTCAGCCTCTCCGTCGACGGGAAGCACCTCGGGGACGCCCTCAACGAGGCGGTGATCGTCACCGAGCGCCCGGCAAAGATGCTCCGGTTCGGCGTCTACGTCGACGGGATACCCTCAGAGCGGTTCAGAGCCGACGGCCTGCTCATATCGACCCCGACCGGGTCGACCGCCTACGCCATGAGTGCAGGAGGACCGATCGTCGACCCGCAGATCGAGGGATTCCTCCTCATACCGCTCGCGCCCTACATGCTCTCGTCCCGTCCCCACCTCATCAGCACCGGGAGAATCCTGGAAGTCACCCTCGAGACCGAGAAGCCGGCGCACCTCGTCATCGACGGGCAGAGCACGTTCGAACTCGAGAGGGAGGCGAAGGTCACGGTCACAAGATCCAGCGAACCGGCACTCTTCGTCCATACCGGGAAACCCTTCTTTGAGAAGGTGAACTATAAACTCCGCAACCTCTGA
- a CDS encoding DUF169 domain-containing protein, with the protein MEDQMRTEISYAEIAETLKKTLNLRGSPVAVKLAKSPEAIPDGVGPIDDAVRHCQMVSRARLNGEIFYATADKHVCMGGGWALGLKELTKSLRTGEFYYKLGKFESWAACMRTIQQVPHVPELETYATVYAPLEKTPFDPHVVIIVAEPRAMLKLAQATLYRLGGRIESSMSGIQSVCADATAQPYLTGRINYSLGCDGSRRFSGIEDNEQVMGIPAEILPEFARALTVVTAAPGSVR; encoded by the coding sequence ATGGAAGATCAGATGCGCACAGAGATCTCCTACGCAGAGATTGCAGAGACGCTGAAGAAGACCCTCAACCTCCGGGGATCCCCGGTCGCGGTGAAACTCGCAAAGAGCCCGGAAGCCATCCCCGACGGAGTCGGGCCGATCGATGATGCGGTCCGGCACTGCCAGATGGTCAGCAGGGCCCGCCTGAACGGCGAGATCTTCTACGCGACCGCCGACAAACATGTCTGTATGGGCGGCGGCTGGGCCCTCGGGCTCAAAGAACTTACAAAGAGTCTCCGCACAGGGGAGTTCTACTACAAGCTGGGCAAGTTCGAGAGCTGGGCCGCCTGCATGCGGACCATCCAGCAGGTCCCGCACGTCCCCGAGCTCGAGACCTACGCGACGGTCTACGCGCCGCTTGAGAAGACACCGTTTGACCCGCACGTCGTCATCATCGTCGCCGAACCCCGGGCGATGCTGAAACTCGCGCAGGCCACGCTCTACAGGCTCGGTGGGCGGATAGAGTCCTCGATGTCGGGGATCCAGTCGGTCTGTGCGGATGCGACAGCGCAGCCCTACCTCACCGGCAGGATCAACTACTCTCTCGGGTGCGACGGTTCACGCCGGTTCTCCGGCATCGAGGATAACGAACAGGTCATGGGCATCCCGGCCGAGATCCTCCCCGAGTTTGCCCGGGCTCTCACGGTCGTCACCGCTGCGCCCGGGTCGGTGCGGTAA
- a CDS encoding amino acid-binding protein gives MKLEMRDRPGQLVAALKPISAVGGNIIAVIHQREATTAAEALDVQIVLELPEGRLERLLELLREQGVNVVRIGEERLLYECTLIVIGHLMHTDLSDTVNQIDKTGSAEVTELSMVMPAIDSPSSARITIRSTTRAEMKRAIRILRAVAEQKKLLIIEPLEDA, from the coding sequence ATGAAACTGGAGATGAGAGACCGGCCCGGACAGCTGGTCGCGGCCCTCAAACCGATCTCTGCCGTCGGAGGGAACATCATCGCGGTTATTCACCAGAGGGAGGCCACGACGGCCGCAGAGGCGCTGGACGTCCAGATTGTGCTCGAACTGCCGGAAGGGAGGCTTGAGAGGCTCCTTGAACTGCTCAGGGAGCAGGGCGTCAACGTCGTGCGCATCGGCGAAGAGCGGCTTCTCTATGAATGCACGCTGATCGTGATCGGGCACCTGATGCATACCGATCTCTCAGACACGGTCAACCAGATCGATAAGACCGGTTCTGCTGAGGTGACGGAACTCTCCATGGTCATGCCTGCGATCGACTCTCCGTCTTCAGCTCGTATCACCATCCGCTCGACCACCCGGGCTGAGATGAAGAGGGCGATAAGGATCCTGCGCGCTGTCGCCGAACAGAAGAAACTCCTTATCATCGAGCCCCTGGAGGATGCATGA
- a CDS encoding homoserine dehydrogenase: protein MRIALLGFGSVGRGIARAILAKGLDITVTGLADSRSGIIDAGGVDLAAALARKEQGGPCGNPGVSPMDVVEKAEYDILVEVTPTDVETAEPALGHIRGALRRGKHVVTSNKGPIALAYPELRALAEANGVLLKYEATVCGAIPLIHAMQEGIAGNTITRICGVFNGTCNYILTRMAAEGLTYEQALAEARDLGYAEADPTYDVEGIDAGIKLVILANTILHMETTLDDVERTGINLLSPEALQLAEDQDCTIRLIGEIIPEAGVLRVSPRIVPKVHPLVVEGTLNAVTVEADLAGDLTFVGKGAGSTETASAVIGDLLYIQSRHVQGS, encoded by the coding sequence ATGCGAATCGCACTCCTGGGCTTTGGTTCGGTCGGCCGGGGCATCGCCCGGGCGATCCTCGCGAAAGGCCTGGATATCACCGTCACCGGGCTTGCCGACTCGCGGAGCGGGATCATTGATGCCGGCGGGGTCGATCTCGCGGCGGCGCTTGCCCGGAAAGAGCAGGGCGGCCCCTGCGGCAACCCGGGTGTCAGCCCCATGGACGTCGTGGAGAAGGCGGAGTACGACATCCTTGTCGAGGTGACCCCGACAGACGTCGAGACCGCCGAGCCGGCGCTGGGCCATATCAGGGGAGCCCTCCGGCGGGGCAAGCACGTCGTCACCTCGAATAAAGGCCCGATCGCTCTCGCCTACCCCGAACTCCGGGCTCTCGCTGAGGCAAACGGGGTCCTCCTGAAGTACGAGGCGACGGTCTGCGGCGCAATCCCGCTCATCCATGCCATGCAGGAAGGGATTGCCGGGAACACCATCACCCGGATCTGCGGGGTCTTCAACGGCACCTGCAACTATATCCTCACCCGGATGGCCGCAGAGGGTCTCACCTACGAGCAGGCCCTTGCCGAGGCCCGGGATCTCGGCTACGCCGAGGCGGACCCCACCTACGACGTCGAAGGGATCGACGCAGGCATCAAACTGGTCATCCTTGCAAATACCATCCTTCATATGGAGACCACGCTCGACGATGTGGAGAGGACAGGGATCAATCTTCTCTCGCCTGAGGCCCTGCAGCTGGCAGAAGACCAGGACTGCACTATCCGGCTCATCGGCGAGATCATCCCCGAGGCCGGGGTGCTGCGGGTATCGCCGAGGATTGTCCCGAAAGTCCACCCCCTTGTCGTCGAAGGAACGCTCAACGCCGTCACCGTGGAGGCGGATCTCGCCGGGGATCTCACGTTCGTCGGGAAGGGTGCAGGTTCCACCGAGACCGCCAGCGCCGTGATCGGCGACCTTCTGTATATCCAGAGCAGGCATGTCCAGGGTTCTTGA
- a CDS encoding helix-turn-helix domain-containing protein produces the protein MSRVLERRKQYLRLMRQVTLEAGSFTVTDIAEATDTPRSTVQDWVNRLIEEGCVVLTEEQRGRHPARYAASSAMPESACRRVFTTIDGDQVEIYHECMSGGCAAFCEFHHARAGGALRSVHRDGTLLRERAFLGRRDVAVGLDPAPAVGIAGVLHEDGYIHQHIRCIGGPAYSLTDMLSLAEGVCGVTVHREGAVVEGEVITQALAYVAIGIDDTDTGTEGATFALALALLQHLANLEGVMPIGHRVAMLNPRLENPTAGNSCSYIELAVEPGQVPRVEEAAVRFVADEAASPEWGVAVRQGFRVPRGLRAYGRSVRESVVTRDAADATAERFGARLYGGRGAIGALAAVALVGLPHDVLLDPKRDVCIGWETEG, from the coding sequence ATGTCCAGGGTTCTTGAACGGAGAAAACAGTATCTGCGGCTGATGCGCCAGGTGACGCTTGAAGCGGGCTCCTTTACGGTGACCGATATCGCTGAGGCCACCGATACCCCCCGGAGCACCGTCCAGGACTGGGTGAACCGCCTCATCGAGGAGGGGTGCGTCGTCCTCACCGAGGAGCAGCGGGGGCGGCACCCCGCCCGGTACGCGGCGAGCAGCGCGATGCCGGAGAGTGCCTGCCGGCGGGTCTTCACCACGATCGACGGCGACCAGGTCGAGATCTATCACGAGTGCATGAGCGGAGGGTGCGCCGCCTTCTGCGAGTTCCACCATGCCCGCGCCGGGGGTGCCCTGCGGTCTGTCCACCGCGACGGGACCCTGCTCCGGGAACGGGCGTTCCTCGGGCGGCGGGATGTCGCTGTCGGGCTCGACCCGGCGCCGGCGGTTGGTATCGCCGGCGTCTTGCATGAGGACGGGTACATCCACCAGCACATCAGGTGTATCGGGGGTCCGGCCTACTCGCTCACTGATATGCTCTCCCTCGCTGAGGGCGTCTGCGGTGTCACCGTCCACCGCGAGGGTGCGGTGGTCGAGGGGGAGGTGATCACTCAGGCGCTTGCCTATGTCGCCATCGGGATCGACGACACCGATACCGGGACCGAGGGTGCAACGTTCGCCCTCGCCCTCGCCCTCCTCCAGCACCTCGCAAACCTGGAGGGCGTCATGCCCATCGGTCACCGGGTGGCGATGCTCAACCCCCGGCTCGAGAACCCGACGGCCGGGAACTCCTGCAGTTATATCGAGCTCGCGGTAGAGCCCGGGCAGGTGCCGCGGGTCGAAGAGGCCGCTGTGCGGTTCGTCGCCGACGAGGCGGCGTCCCCTGAGTGGGGAGTCGCAGTCAGACAGGGGTTTCGGGTACCGCGGGGCCTCCGGGCCTACGGCAGGAGCGTACGAGAGTCGGTGGTCACGCGGGATGCGGCGGACGCGACCGCCGAGCGGTTCGGGGCCCGTCTCTACGGCGGGAGGGGCGCCATCGGGGCGCTCGCGGCCGTTGCGCTTGTGGGGCTCCCGCACGACGTGCTGCTCGACCCGAAGCGGGATGTCTGCATCGGGTGGGAGACGGAGGGGTGA
- a CDS encoding DUF2284 domain-containing protein, with protein sequence MRRELREEIDKLSSLARERGAEARQIAANDVVVAEWVRFKCRFGCKGYGKHMSCPPYAPAPADTRRLLTEYSTGLLLRFEGVPGHPDLKPEDIPLDFHPFLRDLILWVSSTVHFLEKTAFYDDFPKAFGFGAYPCIYCEHQHCVAEEYEGIVDESIRRLCRHMGLVRPSMEAAGIDVFSTAQNAGWDLHVIPCRDLEYGKIVHGNVVSIALVLIE encoded by the coding sequence GTGAGACGGGAACTCCGGGAGGAGATCGATAAACTCTCCTCCCTTGCACGGGAACGCGGTGCAGAGGCGCGGCAGATAGCGGCCAACGATGTGGTCGTTGCGGAGTGGGTCCGGTTCAAGTGCCGGTTCGGTTGCAAGGGCTACGGGAAGCACATGTCCTGCCCGCCGTATGCCCCTGCCCCCGCCGATACCCGTCGACTGCTCACCGAGTACAGCACCGGCCTCCTCCTCCGATTTGAGGGCGTGCCTGGGCATCCCGACCTGAAACCTGAGGATATACCGCTCGACTTCCACCCGTTCCTCCGCGACCTCATCCTCTGGGTGAGCTCCACGGTACACTTCCTCGAAAAAACAGCCTTCTACGACGACTTCCCGAAGGCGTTTGGGTTCGGGGCATACCCCTGCATATACTGCGAGCACCAGCACTGCGTCGCTGAAGAGTATGAAGGAATCGTCGACGAGAGCATCCGGAGGCTCTGCCGGCACATGGGCCTTGTCCGTCCGAGCATGGAGGCCGCCGGGATCGACGTCTTCTCCACCGCCCAAAACGCCGGGTGGGACCTGCACGTCATCCCCTGCAGGGATCTCGAGTACGGGAAGATCGTCCACGGCAACGTCGTATCGATAGCGCTCGTGCTCATCGAGTGA
- a CDS encoding inositol-3-phosphate synthase, whose translation MDSIRIAIVGVGNCASSLLQGIEYYRGRDEADATGLMHWDLCGYRPSDIEVAAAFDIDKRKVGKDVSEAIFSPPNCTTVFCPKIPKTGATVRMGRVLDGFPEHMRGYKEESRFVLADEEEASAEDIVGELKDSGAEMLLNYLPVGSEEATRFYAGCALEAGIGFINNMPAFIASDPVWAERFRAKGLPIIGDDIKAQLGATITHRVLADLFRRRGVRLDRTYQLNTGGNTDFLNMLNRDRLASKRQSKTEAVQSVLDQPLDDDDIHIGPSDYVRWQKDNKVCFLRMEGRLFGDVPMHLDLRLSVEDSPNSAGIVIDAIRCCRVALDRGIGGALISPSAYFMKHPPVQVRDNDAQRMTEEFIRGVRDR comes from the coding sequence GTGGACTCGATCAGGATTGCAATTGTGGGCGTCGGGAACTGTGCCAGTTCGCTACTCCAGGGAATTGAATACTACAGGGGGAGAGATGAGGCCGATGCAACAGGGCTGATGCACTGGGACCTCTGCGGCTACCGGCCGTCTGATATAGAAGTGGCAGCAGCGTTTGATATCGATAAAAGGAAGGTCGGAAAAGACGTCTCTGAAGCGATATTCTCACCTCCGAACTGCACCACGGTCTTCTGTCCCAAGATACCAAAGACCGGGGCGACCGTCCGGATGGGGCGGGTGCTCGACGGCTTTCCGGAGCATATGCGGGGCTACAAGGAGGAGTCCAGGTTCGTGCTCGCCGATGAGGAGGAGGCGTCGGCTGAGGATATCGTCGGCGAACTCAAGGACTCGGGTGCCGAGATGCTACTCAACTACCTCCCCGTAGGGTCGGAGGAGGCCACACGGTTCTACGCCGGGTGTGCGCTGGAGGCGGGCATCGGGTTTATCAACAACATGCCGGCCTTCATCGCGAGCGACCCTGTATGGGCTGAGCGGTTCAGGGCAAAGGGCCTCCCGATCATCGGCGACGACATCAAGGCCCAGCTCGGGGCGACGATCACCCACCGGGTCCTGGCCGACCTCTTCCGGCGGCGGGGCGTGAGGCTGGACCGGACCTATCAGCTGAATACCGGCGGCAACACCGACTTCCTGAATATGCTCAACCGTGACCGCCTTGCCTCGAAGAGACAATCAAAGACCGAGGCGGTGCAGTCGGTCCTCGATCAGCCCCTCGATGATGACGACATCCATATCGGCCCAAGCGATTACGTTCGCTGGCAGAAGGACAACAAGGTCTGTTTCCTCCGCATGGAAGGAAGGCTCTTCGGCGACGTCCCCATGCACCTCGACCTCCGCCTCTCGGTCGAGGATTCGCCCAACTCCGCTGGGATCGTCATCGACGCCATCCGTTGCTGCAGGGTCGCCCTCGACCGGGGCATCGGCGGCGCCCTCATATCCCCGTCCGCCTACTTCATGAAGCACCCGCCGGTGCAGGTGAGGGACAACGACGCCCAGCGCATGACCGAGGAGTTCATCCGGGGCGTGCGGGACCGCTGA
- the fae gene encoding formaldehyde-activating enzyme, whose translation MVNFEHALIGEALVGEGPEVAHIDLVIGKKGSSVEQAFVTALASPARGHTPLLAVLTPNIPAKPPTLMVNKVTIKNATQALLIFGPAQAAVAKAVVDSVAEGIIPESEADNLLIIASVFIEWDAADKKKIYDWNYEATKTAIRRAITGEPKMNEVLAKKDTAKHPFA comes from the coding sequence ATGGTTAATTTTGAACACGCACTTATTGGAGAAGCGCTCGTCGGCGAAGGGCCGGAGGTTGCCCACATCGATCTCGTCATCGGGAAGAAGGGGAGCAGCGTCGAGCAGGCCTTCGTCACGGCGCTCGCATCGCCTGCCCGGGGGCATACGCCGCTGCTTGCCGTTCTTACCCCGAACATTCCCGCAAAGCCCCCGACGCTGATGGTCAACAAGGTCACGATCAAGAACGCAACTCAGGCTCTCCTGATCTTCGGCCCGGCACAGGCCGCTGTCGCGAAGGCGGTGGTGGACAGCGTTGCGGAGGGTATCATCCCTGAGTCTGAGGCCGATAATCTGCTCATCATCGCATCAGTCTTCATCGAGTGGGATGCGGCTGATAAGAAGAAGATCTACGACTGGAACTACGAGGCGACAAAGACCGCCATCCGCCGGGCGATCACGGGCGAGCCGAAGATGAACGAGGTGCTCGCAAAGAAAGATACCGCGAAACATCCCTTTGCGTGA
- a CDS encoding amino acid permease, translated as MELQRGLSQFDLTNIIVGAIVGADIYIASALTAGLVGPFSIVLWVVAGLFAATIAMVFAYCSYYVPRVGGPFAYVSEAFDDFYGFLTGWSMWIAELLALPVFAIAFTNYLQALIPLTPAAEVAVRALFIASLTLVNIVGVRAAGKVNDALTLIKLSPLLLLIVAGLGVFIVRPETFVANYTPLLPLGLENASHALVLIFWAYAGFEMGTLPAGEVQDPQKAIPRAITSGMLIVSVFYLLTNFVLFGLVNWTLLDQSTVPLVVAGTALFGSAGALIMTVGALFSVSGSDESGMLGSARLAYAMAIDGLFPRAFARVHPRYGTPYVVLIVQGAIAFVLSNVGNLSGLISFAVLNLAFSFLLTCFALIVLRSDGDVKLRGQHILPLAGIAICLFLLFSTTTFDKVIGLLVILTGIPIYLYYSPKEDIYHLKDLFLSEEAVLRRRLEAKETYLANLLGIIRTVYRRFRRSDSRKLPGR; from the coding sequence ATGGAGTTACAGCGGGGGCTCTCGCAGTTTGATCTAACGAACATCATCGTCGGGGCGATCGTCGGTGCCGACATCTACATCGCGTCCGCCCTCACCGCGGGCCTCGTCGGCCCGTTCTCGATCGTCCTCTGGGTGGTGGCCGGGCTCTTCGCCGCAACGATCGCGATGGTCTTCGCCTACTGCAGTTACTACGTCCCCCGTGTCGGCGGGCCGTTCGCCTACGTCTCGGAGGCGTTCGACGACTTCTACGGGTTTCTCACCGGCTGGAGCATGTGGATCGCTGAACTCCTCGCGCTCCCGGTCTTTGCGATAGCATTCACAAACTACCTCCAGGCACTCATCCCCCTCACCCCGGCCGCAGAGGTCGCTGTCCGGGCGCTCTTCATCGCCTCCCTGACGCTCGTCAACATCGTCGGCGTCCGGGCTGCAGGGAAGGTGAACGATGCTCTCACACTCATCAAACTCTCCCCCCTGCTCCTCCTCATCGTGGCCGGACTTGGCGTCTTCATCGTCCGGCCGGAGACGTTCGTCGCAAACTACACGCCCCTGCTCCCGCTCGGGCTCGAGAACGCCTCGCATGCACTCGTCCTGATCTTCTGGGCATACGCGGGGTTCGAGATGGGGACGCTCCCCGCCGGTGAGGTGCAGGACCCGCAAAAAGCCATCCCCCGCGCCATCACCAGCGGGATGCTGATCGTCTCCGTCTTCTACCTCCTCACGAACTTCGTCCTCTTCGGGCTCGTCAACTGGACCCTGCTCGACCAGAGCACCGTGCCGCTCGTCGTCGCCGGGACCGCTCTCTTCGGGTCGGCGGGGGCGCTCATCATGACGGTTGGCGCCCTCTTCTCAGTCTCGGGGTCGGACGAGTCCGGAATGCTCGGCAGCGCCCGGCTCGCGTACGCGATGGCGATCGACGGCCTCTTCCCCCGGGCGTTTGCCAGGGTTCACCCACGCTACGGCACACCCTATGTGGTCCTCATCGTCCAGGGAGCAATCGCGTTTGTCCTCTCTAACGTCGGAAACCTCTCCGGGCTGATATCGTTTGCCGTCCTCAACCTCGCGTTCTCGTTCCTGCTCACCTGCTTCGCCCTTATCGTTCTGCGGAGCGACGGTGATGTCAAACTCCGCGGCCAGCACATCCTCCCCCTTGCAGGCATCGCAATCTGCCTCTTCCTCCTCTTCTCCACCACGACCTTCGATAAGGTCATAGGGCTCCTGGTCATCCTCACCGGTATTCCGATCTACCTCTACTACTCACCAAAGGAAGACATATATCACCTCAAAGATCTCTTCCTCTCCGAAGAGGCTGTGCTCCGGCGAAGGCTCGAAGCAAAGGAGACTTATCTTGCAAACCTGCTTGGCATCATCCGCACAGTCTACCGGCGATTCAGGCGGTCAGATAGCCGCAAACTCCCTGGAAGGTGA